Proteins encoded together in one Polaribacter reichenbachii window:
- a CDS encoding DUF4249 domain-containing protein, producing the protein MKFKNKYYTIFFLIALTFNSCVEEFEITSEKFEDLLVIEAVLTNEVKNHEITLSRTYPVNALFNIAIPEESATVKIIDDLGTEYKFSEGEKGIYTSNIEFGATTGIGYKLYIKTNDGEEYSTQNYNLPDSNLENEVYFDQYFDGDDSGVTFYTKSNDPTSSSKYYRYEFEGTYKIVAPLWSPYELVAEPTVVDSLRLELKTREEQICFKTERLNGLTLRNTSNTHQDVIDPFIITSISRKNSRIAYRYSMLVNQYVLSREAYSYYEVLQKYSDGQDNVFSENQPGFVLGNIFDVNEPKNKVIGFFDVSKVYSKRIYFDYYDFYLGEIRPNKLSQCPYISLLDVGQTESEGLFSNSLWTLVKQGSVKFIIEQDFNPVSHYWVTYPECGDCNYFGTNIRPDFWED; encoded by the coding sequence ATGAAATTTAAAAATAAATATTATACCATCTTTTTTCTAATAGCTCTAACATTTAATAGTTGTGTCGAAGAGTTTGAAATAACTTCAGAAAAATTTGAAGATTTATTAGTAATTGAAGCAGTATTAACTAATGAAGTTAAAAATCATGAAATTACTCTAAGTAGAACCTATCCTGTAAATGCATTGTTTAATATAGCTATACCCGAAGAAAGTGCAACTGTTAAAATTATAGATGACCTAGGAACAGAATATAAGTTTTCTGAAGGTGAAAAAGGTATTTATACTTCTAATATAGAATTTGGAGCAACAACAGGTATAGGATACAAATTATATATTAAGACTAATGATGGAGAAGAATACTCAACACAAAATTATAATCTTCCAGATTCTAATTTAGAAAACGAAGTTTATTTTGATCAATATTTTGATGGAGATGATAGTGGTGTAACTTTTTATACTAAAAGTAACGACCCTACTTCTAGCTCTAAATATTATAGATATGAATTTGAAGGCACTTATAAAATAGTTGCTCCTTTATGGTCTCCTTATGAGTTAGTTGCAGAGCCAACAGTTGTTGATAGTTTACGTTTAGAATTAAAGACCAGAGAAGAACAAATTTGCTTTAAAACAGAAAGATTAAATGGTTTAACACTCAGAAACACTTCTAATACGCACCAAGATGTTATTGATCCTTTTATTATTACATCAATAAGTAGAAAGAATTCTAGAATTGCATATAGATATAGTATGTTAGTTAACCAATATGTTTTATCTAGAGAAGCTTATAGTTATTACGAAGTATTGCAAAAATATTCTGATGGTCAAGATAATGTGTTTTCAGAAAATCAACCTGGTTTTGTTTTAGGAAATATATTTGATGTAAATGAACCTAAGAATAAAGTAATTGGTTTTTTTGATGTTTCAAAAGTATATTCTAAACGGATATATTTTGATTATTATGATTTCTATCTTGGTGAAATAAGACCTAATAAACTCTCACAGTGCCCTTATATCTCTCTTTTAGATGTGGGGCAAACTGAAAGTGAAGGCTTATTCAGTAATTCACTTTGGACCTTAGTTAAACAAGGCTCAGTAAAATTTATTATTGAACAAGATTTTAATCCTGTTTCACATTACTGGGTTACATATCCTGAATGTGGAGATTGTAATTATTTTGGGACTAATATACGTCCAGATTTTTGGGAAGATTAA